In one Perca fluviatilis chromosome 7, GENO_Pfluv_1.0, whole genome shotgun sequence genomic region, the following are encoded:
- the ntd5 gene encoding beta-2-glycoprotein 1-like isoform X2 has protein sequence MDCALLLLSLWALTGTVSPQAPGSCTERLLGEERSRTCPRPCKADRDCGNKRQCLCDGQCGLSCVAPEAQSPEEPAAVQTCPLPEEIINTFSIQGDATAGTAIRYSCLSGADIVGNSENFCQDNQTWQYPHPICKKAYCQPPGEVAQGYVVAVQKTEYEVGFDIHYLCKKNFLLDGPQKVTCLSNGNWSASPPYCRARCLIPAERSRVVIGGVKRWPFDVTDAVVPHGENVTFYCKHPRKQCSFAASKTCFDGKLQPPACYLEPTWLQYKLFPHRLVSEIEACEPDDVE, from the exons ATGGACTgtgcactgctgctgctgtccctgtGGGCTCTGACTGGAACGGTGTCCCCGCAGGCTCCAG GGTCATGTACGGAGAGACTtctgggagaggagaggagcaggacgTGTCCTCGGCCCTGCAAAGCTGACAGAGACTGTGGCAACAAGCGCCAGTGTCTGTGTGACGGCCAGTGTGGTCTCAGCTGTGTGGCTCCAG AGGCTCAGTCACCTGAAGAACCTGCTGCCGTCCAAACCTGCCCTCTGCCTGAGGAGATCATCAACACCTTCAGCATCCAGGGCGACGCAACAGCAGGAACTGCCATCCGCTACAGCTGCCTGTCTGG GGCGGATATAGTGGGGAACAGTGAGAATTTCTGCCAGGATAATCAGACCTGGCAGTATCCTCACCCCATCTGTAAAA aaGCGTATTGCCAGCCTCCTGGAGAGGTGGCGCAGGGATACGTGGTGGCTGTCCAAAAGACTGAATATGAAGTTGGCTTTGACATCCACTAcctttgtaaaaaaaacttcCTGCTGGATGGACCCCAGAAGGTCACCTGCCTGTCTAATGGCAACTGGAGTGCATCGCCCCCATACTGCAGAG CCCGCTGTCTCATCCCTGCCGAGCGAAGCCGTGTGGTGATTGGTGGAGTGAAGCGCTGGCCGTTTGATGTCACAGACGCCGTGGTTCCTCACGGGGAAAATGTGACGTTCTACTGCAAACACCCTCGCAAGCAGTGCAGCTTCGCTGCATCCAAGACCTGCTTTGATGGAAAGCTGCAGCCACCAGCCTGCTACCTTG AGCCCACGTGGTTGCAGTATAAACTCTTCCCTCACCGACTGGTCTCAGAGATTGAAGCATGTGAGCCTGATGATGTGGAGTGA
- the ntd5 gene encoding beta-2-glycoprotein 1-like isoform X1, translating to MDCALLLLSLWALTGTVSPQAPGSCTERLLGEERSRTCPRPCKADRDCGNKRQCLCDGQCGLSCVAPGRTCPWPLPPSENSDVSLLSPTPTFSALLEVRCKPGFTLPNGLDATIRRCQGDRQWSGDEPICTEAQSPEEPAAVQTCPLPEEIINTFSIQGDATAGTAIRYSCLSGADIVGNSENFCQDNQTWQYPHPICKKAYCQPPGEVAQGYVVAVQKTEYEVGFDIHYLCKKNFLLDGPQKVTCLSNGNWSASPPYCRARCLIPAERSRVVIGGVKRWPFDVTDAVVPHGENVTFYCKHPRKQCSFAASKTCFDGKLQPPACYLEPTWLQYKLFPHRLVSEIEACEPDDVE from the exons ATGGACTgtgcactgctgctgctgtccctgtGGGCTCTGACTGGAACGGTGTCCCCGCAGGCTCCAG GGTCATGTACGGAGAGACTtctgggagaggagaggagcaggacgTGTCCTCGGCCCTGCAAAGCTGACAGAGACTGTGGCAACAAGCGCCAGTGTCTGTGTGACGGCCAGTGTGGTCTCAGCTGTGTGGCTCCAG GTCGAACTTGTCCCTGGCCTCTGCCCCCCAGTGAAAACTCAGACGTGAGCCTCCTCTCTCCCACTCCCACTTTTTCTGCCCTGCTTGAAGTTCGCTGCAAGCCGGGATTCACATTGCCCAATGGCTTGGATGCCACTATTCGCCGTTGTCAAGGTGACCGACAGTGGAGTGGGGATGAGCCCATCTGCACAG AGGCTCAGTCACCTGAAGAACCTGCTGCCGTCCAAACCTGCCCTCTGCCTGAGGAGATCATCAACACCTTCAGCATCCAGGGCGACGCAACAGCAGGAACTGCCATCCGCTACAGCTGCCTGTCTGG GGCGGATATAGTGGGGAACAGTGAGAATTTCTGCCAGGATAATCAGACCTGGCAGTATCCTCACCCCATCTGTAAAA aaGCGTATTGCCAGCCTCCTGGAGAGGTGGCGCAGGGATACGTGGTGGCTGTCCAAAAGACTGAATATGAAGTTGGCTTTGACATCCACTAcctttgtaaaaaaaacttcCTGCTGGATGGACCCCAGAAGGTCACCTGCCTGTCTAATGGCAACTGGAGTGCATCGCCCCCATACTGCAGAG CCCGCTGTCTCATCCCTGCCGAGCGAAGCCGTGTGGTGATTGGTGGAGTGAAGCGCTGGCCGTTTGATGTCACAGACGCCGTGGTTCCTCACGGGGAAAATGTGACGTTCTACTGCAAACACCCTCGCAAGCAGTGCAGCTTCGCTGCATCCAAGACCTGCTTTGATGGAAAGCTGCAGCCACCAGCCTGCTACCTTG AGCCCACGTGGTTGCAGTATAAACTCTTCCCTCACCGACTGGTCTCAGAGATTGAAGCATGTGAGCCTGATGATGTGGAGTGA
- the si:dkeyp-69b9.6 gene encoding uncharacterized protein si:dkeyp-69b9.6 produces MFQFGKYNLDIIEMLSGHQAHQFKGLGLDRQLQHQQQVQLHQHQLQQQQQQQQAESSGALLSGLGLGPLQGSRGNAFSDSASIFAKMSAPPPPPLQQQPSSSQSSRSKSSKMSSSSSSHSSGYPQFLRSFHPSEAALAQEQLHPGVGRFEHFAGGSSSSGSAGGLGGLVTSAPPPPPPLHPGLSVPQVTSGPSSSSPSPSTSVATSNNPSSSSAVSSLGHQLVGAQSDARSLHQQFSCMLAANQYFLSGVPANTSLEQFLVQQGTHNHLGIGLSQAAGEPSTSLAPPPALHSSHSHGHSTPQSQQGPQQPPQQQQLPPHTLSHPHSHSHHHPLHPGSQPSSLGGFDFQGIPVLSSNQIASLMQQEAGLPLPLPLHLSLSKDDGKGESSGGGSSSSGGSSSRRKKAMAGYLPQRKSDSNSNSSSSHGHGNPTTSSNGGGLSHGQPPALIGSGVGMSNMGGSLLASSSSSSSVVSSSSSSAPSSTAASVLVTNDSHLSKSDNQSSMQANNTESDSEPVYSCGECGKSFPHLSSLRRHMRMHEPTTAGTSNSSTTGPNPIHIKTQSDPSLPHSTQETPQPSTNSCPSPDKIFHCSDCGKGFKKKGHLLQHGVIHSTARPYGCSTCSRAFNRRESLTRHEKIHEEKPFRCPACGRAFRESTSLLNHAASGTCGKPGRGPKQRGSKTGSDGEDRVGGGCGGGNGGGGTYQSNRGVIYGKTEEEDGVIIVGEGEPKSGLGCDGLFQSGRGGNSNDRDRTDAKYPTDYSRNRYTGYHDDHRSQGNPSPCYSGASPCGSGMAGPALRKAPLAPTLHPHSQSHNQHHHQQQQQQPHLPLSSLLDDSEDDVTSSVNNAISAITAASNSGNRGDDRGDIIGGLLGGLGLGPLGSPSSTSNMDKNFRGGGSQEAMSSNPQNPTAKPKRPRKPRAKKDPAAGGQPPKRRQYTPRMGPSGLPRTHLCSVCGKGFARRETLRRHDRIHTGEKPHHCTVCGKYFREAFHLSKHQTVHSGAKNYKCSICGKEFGYSQSLRRHSKLHQKGELEEVPTTPAVENLNSFNSNPQCSVAQDRSQNQAPSTSYYSYPQDVKPQDTNPQQQPPPPPHPQPPPPPRLYTCAICWKSFRHHFHLTAHHQTVHEGGGEKLFCCEVCGKAFAYANSLTRHRQSQHGMTRTEPPNPQEGGSGSGDNRSQSDVNQSTSESEAATNALLQMAPSTEGHGGQSLSVVTHSHPQPPPQPPAGYSPLFYDAAPQSSASNAPSYSQPLPPNSTIMAPQHPHSPAGVKGEHIYPAGSRSRTLHTTAPFQPLTELPSTEHHHLHQHHHISHHHLHHQSGTQSHQHLDCSIQLSHDEMRRQKKKKKKSNRREYKWGSQDFVRFDASKKKKKISCTIRGQLNKKQGSLRLTIRRGEGSGGGGYKLVNTGGMKVQILSSLKVPVKRFGCPICPNSVFSRKAGLLVHKAVKHPQKASTTQERLRCSVCGKQSHRPLAAFIHRASHRARGTFSCRRCSTRFWNATLLYRHKVSCRRRSKGLQRGDANRLKLSKRPGERQAQEGQEEIPYLQGQYRY; encoded by the coding sequence ATGTTCCAATTTGGAAAATACAATCTGGACATTATAGAGATGTTAAGTGGGCACCAGGCCCACCAGTTTAAAGGCCTTGGTTTAGATCGACAACTACAGCATCAACAGCAAGTTCAACTTCACCAGCATcaactccagcagcagcagcagcagcagcaggctgaaTCTTCTGGAGCTCTTCTGTCTGGACTTGGCTTGGGACCCCTGCAGGGGTCAAGAGGTAACGCCTTTTCTGATTCTGCCTCCATTTTTGCCAAGATGAGTGCCCCTCCTCCCCCACCTTTACAGCAACAGCCTTCCTCATCTCAGAGCTCTCGTTCAAAGTCAAGCAAgatgagcagcagcagctcaagCCATTCATCAGGCTACCCACAGTTCCTGCGCTCTTTCCACCCGTCTGAGGCAGCACTAGCACAGGAGCAGTTACACCCAGGTGTAGGCCGCTTTGAGCACTTTGCTGGGGGAAGTAGCAGTAGTGGGAGTGCTGGGGGGTTAGGAGGATTAGTAACATCAGCACCtccgccccctcctcctctgcaCCCCGGCCTCTCTGTTCCTCAAGTAACATCTggtccctcctcttcctctccttcccctTCAACATCTGTGGCCACCTCTAATAACCCTTCAAGCAGCAGTGCAGTCAGCTCATTGGGACACCAGTTGGTTGGGGCCCAGTCTGATGCACGAAGCCTTCATCAACAATTTAGTTGCATGTTAGCTGCTAATCAGTATTTCCTGTCTGGGGTACCTGCTAATACTAGTTTAGAGCAATTTCTTGTTCAACAGGGAACGCATAACCACTTAGGGATTGGTTTAAGTCAGGCAGCCGGGGAGCCTAGTACTAGCCTTGCTCCGCCTCCTGCTTTGCATTCTTCTCACTCACATGGCCACTCCACTCCCCAGTCACAGCAGGGTCCACAGCAGCCGCCCCAGCAGCAACAGCTTCCACCTCACACCCTTTCTCATCCTCACTCTCATTCCCATCACCACCCGCTCCACCCAGGCTCTCAGCCCTCATCACTGGGTGGCTTTGACTTCCAGGGCATCCCTGTACTCTCATCAAATCAGATAGCTTCTCTGATGCAGCAGGAAGCAGGTTTGCCACTCCCCTTGCCACTTCACTTATCTTTATCAAAGGATGATGGTAAAGGGGAAAGCAGTGGAGGTGGAAGTAGTAGTAGCGGTGGCAGTAGCAGTAGGAGGAAGAAAGCTATGGCTGGCTATTTGCCACAGAGAAAATCTGATAGCAATAGtaatagcagcagcagccatggcCATGGTAATCCCACCACTAGTAGTAATGGTGGAGGGCTTAGTCATGGTCAACCCCCAGCTTTAATTGGGAGTGGGGTTGGTATGTCAAATATGGGTGGATCCCTTCTTGCctcatcatcttcatcctcatcagtagtttcttcctcctcctcctctgctccctCCTCCACTGCTGCCTCAGTACTAGTTACTAATGATTCTCACCTCTCTAAATCTGATAACCAGAGCTCAATGCAAGCCAACAACACAGAGTCTGATTCAGAGCCTGTTTATAGCTGTGGAGAGTGTGGCAAAAGCTTCCCCCACCTTTCAAGCCTTCGCAGGCATATGCGCATGCATGAGCCAACCACAGCAGGTACTAGCAATTCTTCCACTACTGGCCCAAACCCCattcacattaaaacacagtctGACCCAAGCCTTCCCCATTCGACCCAGGAAACTCCCCAACCCTCAACCAATTCTTGTCCTAGCCCAGACAAAATATTTCATTGCTCTGATTGTGGCAAAGGCTTTAAGAAAAAAGGGCACCTCCTGCAACATGGTGTTATACACTCCACAGCCCGCCCATATGGCTGCTCCACCTGCTCTCGGGCTTTTAATCGTAGAGAGTCACTGACACGCCATGAGAAGATACATGAGGAAAAGCCATTCCGATGTCCCGCCTGTGGTCGTGCCTTCCGTGAGAGCACCTCTCTACTCAACCATGCTGCCTCAGGCACCTGCGGCAAGCCAGGTAGGGGACCCAAACAAAGGGGCAGCAAGACAGGATCTGATGGTGAGGACAGAGTCGGGGGAGGGTGTGGAGGAGGTAACGGAGGAGGGGGAACTTATCAGAGCAATAGAGGGGTTATTTATGGGAAAACTGAGGAAGAAGATGGTGTAATCATTGTGGGGGAAGGAGAACCAAAATCAGGTTTAGGATGTGATGGTCTGTTTCAGTCTGGAAGGGGAGGGAATTCAAATGACAGGGACAGAACAGATGCTAAATACCCCACTGACTACTCTCGGAATCGTTACACAGGCTACCATGATGACCATCGTTCTCAAGGTAATCCATCTCCATGCTACTCTGGTGCCTCCCCCTGTGGAAGTGGGATGGCGGGCCCAGCTCTGAGAAAGGCACCCTTGGCTCCAACACTGCATCCACACTCACAGAGCCACAACCAGCATCACcatcagcagcaacagcaacagcccCACCTGCCCCTTTCTTCTCTACTGGATGACTCAGAGGATGATGTCACTAGCTCTGTCAATAATGCAATATCTGCTATAACAGCAGCTAGTAACAGTGGCAATAGAGGGGATGATAGGGGAGACATCATAGGAGGTCTGCTAGGTGGTCTTGGTTTAGGTCCACTGGGCTCACCTTCATCAACATCTAATATGGATAAGAATTTCAGAGGTGGTGGGAGCCAGGAGGCTATGAGCAGCAACCCACAGAATCCTACTGCTAAACCAAAACGGCCCCGCAAACCCAGAGCTAAGAAAGATCCTGCAGCTGGTGGACAGCCCCCCAAACGTAGGCAATACACCCCCAGAATGGGGCCCAGTGGCCTCCCACGCACTCACCTCTGCAGTGTCTGTGGTAAGGGATTTGCACGCCGTGAGACCCTACGCAGGCATGACCGCATCCATACTGGAGAGAAGCCCCATCACTGCACTGTTTGTGGAAAGTATTTTAGAGAGGCATTTCACCTCAGCAAGCATCAAACCGTTCACTCTGGGGCGAAGAATTACAAATGCAGCATCTGTGGGAAAGAGTTTGGTTACTCCCAGAGCCTCAGGAGGCACAGCAAACTCCACCAAAAAGGGGAGCTGGAAGAGGTGCCCACAACACCAGCAGTGGAAAACCTTAACAGCTTTAACTCAAACCCTcaatgtagcgtggcccaggaCAGGAGCCAGAACCAAGCACCAAGCACCTCCTATTACTCCTACCCTCAAGACGTCAAGCCTCAAGACACCAATCCCCAGCAACAgcctccacccccaccccacccacaGCCCCCACCTCCACCTCGACTCTACACCTGTGCTATATGTTGGAAGTCGTTCCGTCACCACTTTCATCTGACCGCCCATCACCAGACCGTTCACGAAGGTGGGGGTGAAAAGCTCTTCTGCTGTGAGGTGTGTGGGAAAGCATTTGCTTACGCTAACAGCCTCACTCGACATAGGCAATCGCAGCATGGGATGACCCGCACTGAACCGCCTAACCCGCAGGAGGGCGGCAGTGGGTCAGGAGACAACCGAAGTCAGAGTGATGTTAATCAGTCAACATCAGAGAGTGAGGCTGCCACCAATGCCCTGCTACAGATGGCTCCTTCCACAGAAGGCCATGGAGGGCAGAGTCTTAGTGTTGTCACTCATAGCCACCCGCAGCCACCCCCGCAACCACCAGCTGGTTACTCTCCCCTCTTTTATGATGCTGCACCCCAGTCTTCAGCCTCTAACGCTCCATCTTACTCGCAGCCTCTGCCTCCAAACTCTACGATCATGGCCCCCCAGCACCCGCATTCCCCAGCCGGGGTTAAAGGAGAGCACATATACCCAGCTGGATCCCGTAGCCGTACACTCCACACCACAGCCCCGTTCCAGCCCCTCACGGAACTGCCCTCCACTGAACATCATCATCTGCATCAACATCATCATATCTCCcaccatcatcttcatcatcagtCAGGTACCCAGTCTCACCAACACCTTGACTGCAGCATCCAGTTATCGCATGATGAAATGAGacgacagaagaagaaaaaaaaaaagtccaacaGGAGGGAATATAAATGGGGATCCCAAGATTTTGTCAGATTTGATGCaagcaaaaagaagaaaaagataagTTGTACAATAAGAGGGcagttgaataaaaaacaaGGCTCTCTTCGTTTGACAATTAGGCGAGGAGAAGGATCAGGTGGTGGTGGGTATAAGCTTGTCAACACTGGGGGAATGAAGGTGCAGATCCTCTCATCTCTCAAAGTCCCTGTGAAACGCTTCGGCTGCCCTATATGCCCCAATTCTGTGTTTTCCCGTAAAGCGGGACTGCTAGTCCACAAGGCAGTTAAACACCCACAAAAAGCCTCGACGACTCAGGAGCGACTCAGGTGCAGTGTTTGTGGGAAGCAGTCTCACAGGCCTTTGGCAGCCTTCATCCATCGAGCCTCCCATCGTGCCAGAGGGACTTTCTCCTGCCGACGCTGCTCCACTCGCTTCTGGAATGCTACACTGCTCTACAGACACAAGGTGTCCTGCCGCCGCAGGTCTAAAGGCCTGCAGCGAGGAGATGCTAACAGGTTGAAGCTTTCAAAGAGACCAGGAGAGAGACAGGCCCAAGAGGGTCAGGAGGAGATACCATACCTACAAGGACAATACAGATACTGA
- the dbpb gene encoding D site albumin promoter binding protein b, translated as MSRQLSQLPNPDLPAGASPQFGSCTQPAGSLTAGHLTGLKSLLQHPIKGDQRLKACDAKDKERLDVDEDSMGVCPIRNGSGIGNSNSSNGCGGGGGGGVGGGNFSQFLAPLLWDRTLPADGGLFQLQYMDLEEFLVENGMGNMHNNNSSSSAQIPSQSSPSAVPNQSSQCLPPSSPPCSSSSSPSSSSSPSLIGLEVAQPQSLGGGNDCLHGSQTSMNDSCESPCSSSSSSCPPLLTPTDSGPDGVGMFDIDSSDMDMSSQPNFDPRRHSFSEEELKPQPMIKKARKILVPDGLKDEKYWTRRYKNNEAAKRSRDARRLKENQISVRAAYLERENAALRQEVAEIRKELGRCRNILSKYENRLADQ; from the exons ATGTCCAGGCAGCTCTCTCAGCTTCCGAACCCCGACCTCCCAGCTGGCGCAAGCCCACAGTTTGGAAGTTGTACCCAGCCTGCGGGCTCCCTCACAGCGGGGCATCTCACAGGTCTTAAATCCCTCCTGCAGCACCCCATAAAGGGAGACCAACGTTTAAAAGCATGTGATGCAAAAG ATAAAGAGAGGCTAGATGTTGATGAGGACTCCATGGGAGTGTGCCCCATTAGGAATGGCAGTGGAATAGGCAACAGTAATAGCAGTAATGGCtgtggaggaggtggtggaggtGGAGTTGGAGGAGGAAATTTCAGCCAGTTCTTGGCGCCCCTCTTGTGGGATCGCACCCTTCCTGCAGATGGGGGCCTCTTCCAGCTTCAGTACATGGACTTGGAGGAATTTCTGGTTGAAAATGGAATGGGCAACATGCATAACAACAACAGCTCCAGTTCAGCCCAGATCCCCTCACAGAGCTCCCCGTCAGCTGTGCCCAATCAGAGCTCCCAGTGCCTACCGCCCTCATCCCCACCTTGCTCTTCGTCTTCGTcaccttcttcctcttcttccccgTCGCTCATTGGCTTGGAGGTGGCTCAGCCGCAGAGCCTTGGAGGAGGAAATGACTGTTTGCATG GGAGTCAGACAAGTATGAATGATTCCTGTGAGTCGCCCTGTtcttcctcctcgtcctcctgtCCTCCTCTGCTAACGCCCACGGACAGCGGGCCAGATGGAGTCGGGATGTTTGACATAGATTCTTCAGACATGGACATGTCCAGCCAGCCGAACTTTGACCCCAGGAGGCACTCCTTCAGTGAAGAGGAGCTCAAGCCACAGCCGATGATCAAGAAGGCCCGCAAGATCCTGGTGCCTGATGGCTTGAAG GATGAGAAGTACTGGACCAGGAGGTATAAAAACAATGAAGCAGCCAAGCGTTCTCGAGATGCTCGGCGTCTTAAGGAGAACCAAATATCCGTGCGTGCCGCCTACCTGGAGAGAGAGAACGCCGCGCTCCGTCAGGAAGTGGCCGAGATCCGGAAGGAACTGGGCCGCTGTCGCAACATCCTTAGTAAATACGAGAACCGTCTTGCTGACCAGTGA